One Myxococcales bacterium genomic window carries:
- a CDS encoding O-antigen ligase family protein, with the protein MFSIFGICGLLFFILARPQEYFVVLQKLPMLYLFVGAAAGGYLLDVKLRLLELRATPILKLVAVFLLWTTLSNVLMAGPQLTHNSIELAILFVLFATIAHGVQRLRTLRVVAATLMLTCLGLSAVGVHQGLQDRTCIILDEEHGGEGTPDGRPCELAEDCFGDDAEPGSEYRCEKGGLFDTFSIEDRVRYRGELQDPNELGLTICIGGFSLLIAFANQRRRLGTIAIAILGSGLVFWCVLATQSRGGIVVFALIGAVYFARRFGVAGLIAGAAMAAPVLAVAGRSGDKADQSTQLRYEAWSAGLQMWKQSPVFGVGQRQFVEHHFMTAHNSYVLSLAELGIVGMVLFISMLVLTVKTLVLGIRQLEHVPGARPAQAWALALLASFVGMMFSINTLSFCWHSVLWIFLGLGGAWVSVVRTHKPDFEVKLTFRDFAFITVACVSYALVILPIYLRSKGE; encoded by the coding sequence GTGTTCTCGATCTTCGGCATCTGCGGGCTGCTGTTCTTCATCCTGGCGCGGCCGCAGGAGTACTTCGTCGTCCTGCAGAAGCTGCCGATGCTGTACCTGTTCGTCGGCGCGGCGGCCGGCGGCTACCTGCTCGACGTCAAGCTGCGCCTGCTCGAGCTCCGCGCCACCCCGATCCTCAAGCTGGTCGCGGTGTTCCTGCTGTGGACCACGCTGTCGAACGTGCTCATGGCCGGGCCCCAGCTCACCCACAACTCGATCGAGCTGGCGATCCTGTTCGTCTTGTTCGCGACGATCGCCCACGGCGTGCAGCGGCTGCGGACCCTGCGGGTGGTCGCCGCGACGCTCATGCTGACGTGCCTGGGGCTGTCGGCGGTCGGCGTCCACCAGGGCCTGCAGGACCGGACCTGCATCATCCTCGATGAGGAGCACGGCGGCGAGGGCACGCCCGACGGCCGGCCGTGCGAGCTCGCCGAGGACTGCTTCGGCGACGACGCCGAGCCCGGAAGTGAGTACCGGTGCGAGAAGGGCGGCCTGTTCGACACGTTCTCGATCGAGGATCGGGTCCGGTACCGCGGCGAGCTCCAGGATCCCAACGAGCTGGGCCTGACGATCTGCATCGGCGGCTTCTCGCTGCTGATCGCGTTCGCCAACCAGCGGCGGCGGCTCGGCACGATCGCGATCGCGATCCTGGGCTCCGGCCTGGTGTTCTGGTGCGTGCTGGCGACCCAGTCGCGCGGCGGCATCGTCGTGTTCGCGCTGATCGGCGCGGTGTACTTCGCGCGGCGGTTCGGCGTCGCCGGGCTGATCGCCGGCGCGGCGATGGCGGCGCCGGTGCTGGCGGTGGCGGGGCGCTCCGGCGACAAGGCCGACCAGTCGACCCAGCTCCGCTACGAGGCCTGGTCGGCCGGGCTGCAGATGTGGAAGCAGAGCCCGGTGTTCGGCGTCGGGCAGCGCCAGTTCGTCGAGCACCACTTCATGACCGCGCACAACTCGTACGTGCTGTCGCTCGCGGAGCTCGGCATCGTCGGCATGGTCCTGTTCATCTCGATGCTGGTGCTGACCGTCAAGACGCTGGTGCTCGGCATCCGCCAGCTCGAGCACGTGCCCGGCGCGCGCCCGGCGCAGGCCTGGGCGCTGGCGCTGCTGGCGTCGTTCGTCGGGATGATGTTCTCGATCAACACGCTGTCGTTCTGCTGGCACTCGGTCCTGTGGATCTTCCTGGGCCTGGGCGGCGCCTGGGTGTCGGTCGTCCGGACCCACAAGCCCGACTTCGAGGTGAAGCTGACGTTCCGCGACTTCGCGTTCATCACGGTGGCGTGCGTCAGCTACGCGCTGGTGATCCTGCCCATCTACCTGCGCTCGAAGGGCGAGTGA
- a CDS encoding PEGA domain-containing protein: protein MKAPPTIEADTDPRRPLPVRPVPGAEFEATLHGPAPMRAPGELTSPDLRRNEGVPAAELMPSAGVTLRGAAVSVELDTGETVANPHSDDLVTDVALALPDDLGTEDIDPLAEPPAPAIMPPRGVSLAVSKGSAVPRPVAHVLAEAAAAVSGPTPGLDTAVTAPMAVPPMAMIDDSAPTSAAPAPVAPASTGPTGPSRLAPAAPPVMPSGTGSTPVPTPGGWATPSWSPVPVAAAAPPAPALATSPPRAPGPAPQPPPAAPPSVPVYAQPPAKPVSAPVYPPAPGVYVDPSLAAATYQAAPAPPIYPTAQLPALDYQPPAGTSSSWQRHRAMVADEGGDMTEIISVVSVRRRRWPVIAITSAVVVVIAIVVLAITSRSGASDERPRPPAPTPAPTPGPSSTGVAPTPAPTDVAPAPTDVAPAPTDVAPAPTDVASAPTEVAPAIAPPAPSDACAVTFTSSPDGATVLIAGAELGTTPITVEVPCATRAATFRRDRYQTRTQPLTLAPGAQTVSARLERPTFSVTIASAPKGAKVTVGGRAVGVTPVTIQVPGFEGMPVEVVLRGFAPHRERVYATRSGQRLDIRLRRR from the coding sequence GTGAAGGCACCACCGACGATCGAGGCCGACACCGATCCGCGGCGGCCGCTGCCGGTGCGTCCGGTCCCCGGCGCCGAGTTCGAGGCCACGTTGCACGGCCCGGCGCCGATGCGCGCGCCCGGCGAGCTGACCTCGCCCGACCTGCGGCGGAACGAGGGCGTCCCGGCCGCCGAGCTCATGCCCAGCGCGGGCGTCACGCTGCGCGGGGCGGCGGTGTCCGTGGAGCTCGACACCGGCGAGACCGTCGCCAACCCGCACAGCGACGACCTCGTCACCGACGTCGCGCTGGCGCTCCCCGACGACTTGGGCACCGAGGACATCGATCCGCTGGCCGAGCCGCCGGCGCCCGCGATCATGCCGCCGCGCGGGGTCTCGCTGGCGGTCAGCAAGGGCTCGGCCGTGCCGCGTCCGGTCGCCCATGTGCTGGCCGAGGCGGCCGCCGCGGTGAGCGGCCCGACGCCGGGGCTCGACACCGCGGTCACCGCGCCGATGGCGGTGCCGCCGATGGCGATGATCGACGACAGCGCGCCGACGTCGGCCGCGCCAGCGCCCGTCGCCCCTGCGTCCACCGGGCCGACCGGACCGTCGCGTCTCGCGCCGGCCGCGCCGCCAGTGATGCCGTCCGGGACCGGCTCGACCCCGGTGCCGACCCCCGGCGGCTGGGCGACGCCGTCGTGGTCACCCGTGCCTGTGGCGGCTGCGGCCCCGCCAGCGCCGGCGCTCGCGACGTCGCCGCCGCGTGCGCCCGGTCCTGCGCCACAGCCGCCGCCCGCGGCGCCCCCCTCGGTCCCGGTCTATGCCCAGCCACCGGCCAAGCCGGTGTCGGCCCCGGTCTATCCCCCGGCGCCGGGGGTGTACGTCGATCCGTCGCTCGCGGCGGCGACCTACCAGGCCGCGCCAGCGCCGCCGATCTACCCGACCGCGCAGCTGCCAGCGCTCGACTACCAGCCGCCCGCGGGCACGTCGTCGTCGTGGCAGCGCCATCGCGCGATGGTCGCGGACGAAGGCGGCGACATGACCGAGATCATCTCGGTGGTGAGCGTGCGCCGGCGACGCTGGCCGGTGATCGCGATCACCAGCGCGGTGGTCGTCGTGATCGCCATCGTGGTCCTCGCGATCACCTCGCGCTCCGGCGCCTCCGACGAGCGGCCGCGGCCGCCGGCACCGACGCCGGCACCGACGCCAGGCCCGAGCTCGACCGGCGTCGCCCCGACGCCCGCGCCGACCGACGTCGCGCCCGCGCCGACCGACGTCGCGCCCGCGCCGACCGACGTCGCGCCCGCGCCGACCGACGTCGCGTCCGCGCCGACCGAGGTCGCGCCCGCGATCGCGCCGCCGGCGCCGTCGGACGCGTGCGCGGTGACGTTCACCTCGTCACCCGACGGCGCGACGGTCCTGATCGCCGGCGCCGAGCTCGGCACCACGCCGATCACCGTCGAGGTGCCGTGCGCGACCCGCGCGGCCACGTTCAGGCGCGACCGCTACCAGACCCGGACCCAGCCCCTGACCCTGGCGCCGGGCGCGCAGACGGTCAGCGCGCGCCTCGAGCGCCCCACGTTCTCGGTCACGATCGCGTCGGCGCCGAAGGGCGCGAAGGTGACCGTCGGCGGTCGCGCGGTCGGGGTCACGCCGGTCACGATCCAGGTGCCCGGCTTCGAGGGCATGCCGGTCGAGGTCGTGCTGCGCGGCTTCGCGCCGCACCGCGAGCGGGTCTACGCGACCCGGTCCGGGCAGCGCCTGGACATCCGGCTGCGGCGGCGCTAG
- a CDS encoding M15 family metallopeptidase yields the protein MRGAAFALAIVAGCRPGGRAPASRVEVVALDAAVTGPPPSLAVDDAPPVDAPLVDAPPVDAPPVDAPPVDAPPVAPTPAGWIDIAVAIPDAVLDVRYATAHNLTGAPLYPVARCWLRPGPAARLVVAADALRRAGHRLLLWDCYRPASVQLELWARVPDPRFVARPRFDDAGRPIAGSVHSRGGAIDVSLADLDGRPRVMPTDHDDFSAAASGGAATGEAKVNLAALRQAMATAGWKSIRSEWWHFEARGAGAAPLADEPLR from the coding sequence GTGCGCGGCGCGGCGTTCGCGCTCGCGATCGTGGCCGGATGTCGCCCCGGCGGGCGGGCGCCCGCGTCGCGGGTCGAGGTCGTCGCGCTCGACGCGGCCGTCACGGGCCCGCCGCCGTCGCTGGCCGTCGACGACGCGCCGCCGGTCGACGCGCCGCTGGTCGACGCGCCGCCGGTCGACGCGCCGCCGGTCGACGCGCCGCCGGTCGACGCGCCGCCGGTCGCGCCGACCCCAGCCGGCTGGATCGACATCGCCGTCGCGATCCCCGACGCCGTGCTCGACGTGCGCTACGCCACCGCGCACAACCTGACCGGCGCGCCGCTGTATCCCGTGGCGCGGTGCTGGCTCCGGCCCGGGCCCGCGGCGCGCCTGGTGGTCGCGGCCGACGCGCTGCGCCGGGCCGGGCATCGCCTGCTGCTGTGGGACTGCTACCGGCCGGCGTCGGTGCAGCTCGAGCTGTGGGCGCGGGTGCCGGATCCGCGGTTCGTCGCCCGGCCGCGGTTCGACGACGCCGGGCGGCCGATCGCCGGCTCGGTCCACAGCCGCGGCGGCGCGATCGACGTCAGCCTCGCCGACCTCGACGGGCGCCCGCGGGTGATGCCGACCGACCACGACGACTTCTCCGCGGCGGCCAGCGGCGGCGCCGCCACCGGCGAGGCCAAGGTCAACCTCGCGGCGCTGCGCCAGGCCATGGCGACCGCCGGCTGGAAGTCGATCCGCAGCGAGTGGTGGCACTTCGAGGCGCGCGGCGCCGGCGCCGCGCCGCTCGCGGACGAGCCGCTGCGGTAG
- a CDS encoding protein kinase → MDPAGQRNAGAASNQYQILGHLATGGMAELYLARAVGIAGFERHVVLKRIMAEHARNHRFVTMFLDEARLAAQLHHPNIAQVYDIGRVGDSYFFTMEYVHGENVRDVLQRVAALKRQIPIEATLTMIAGAAAGLHYAHEKRGIDRVPLGIVHRDVSPSNLMVTYDGAVKLVDFGIAKASHRMTETRSGAVKGKVAYMSPEQCTGHPLDRRSDIFSLGIVMYEMATMTRLFKHPTDFETMTHIVNHPVPLPSSRRPDLPRELEHVILKALAKKPEDRYQSGGEVLVAIEQLASRERMSLSNMGLARYVRELFGERPEPWYELEAAGEHTGLVTVETAAITPAALREPDPFGPSSTQRSWSANKTAPREWSGSGPVAARDQAFSEHAVTTSPYGAPQDPPTVRSPMPPRHDPAGAPTLLAPPGMPMLDPPRKPSTNPAVAPPPPRPTGPQPTIAAPPASAPPAHGPPSSGGPASRGPRPTGAVPRVAAPRPTGPVPVRSTGLPQPVVAPPRASGAQAAEAGPPSSSPPRPTLAGHAPPPSGTGIVPRIVAPEELVAPPAPEPGEAPEVEGVADNGTVIGAPRSAQLVVQHPDVVRDTPDRDPSWSGDADPSWRGRDSDANLALGRQPRRWMLWGTLAVALVVGGALILATKAGGGERAAARTAPAAITPSAGTAVAAPVVGSAAPVVGSAAPVVDTAAPAVDLPELVVDPPAPAVDPAAPVDPAAPGTTTPAVAAATTAAGLATPEPGGPALDAAPTTGPAAVAGSPAVASSTTPASAKAKGSASKRGGRRASPKASGSGAPPPPPPPRKCGDKLGLYPPCE, encoded by the coding sequence GTGGATCCCGCGGGTCAGCGGAACGCCGGGGCTGCGTCCAACCAGTACCAGATCCTCGGACACCTGGCGACCGGCGGGATGGCGGAGCTGTACCTGGCGCGCGCGGTCGGCATCGCCGGCTTCGAGCGCCACGTCGTGCTCAAGCGGATCATGGCGGAGCACGCGCGCAACCATCGGTTCGTGACGATGTTCCTGGACGAGGCCCGCCTCGCCGCGCAGCTCCACCATCCGAACATCGCGCAGGTCTACGACATCGGGCGGGTCGGCGACTCGTACTTCTTCACGATGGAGTACGTCCACGGCGAGAACGTGCGCGACGTGCTCCAGCGGGTCGCGGCGCTCAAGCGCCAGATCCCGATCGAGGCCACGCTGACGATGATCGCCGGCGCCGCCGCCGGGCTCCACTACGCCCACGAGAAGCGGGGCATCGATCGCGTGCCGCTCGGCATCGTCCACCGCGACGTGTCGCCGTCGAACCTGATGGTCACCTACGACGGCGCGGTCAAGCTGGTCGACTTCGGCATCGCCAAGGCGTCGCACCGGATGACCGAGACGCGGTCGGGCGCGGTCAAGGGCAAGGTCGCGTACATGTCGCCCGAGCAGTGCACCGGGCACCCGCTCGATCGTCGGAGCGACATCTTCTCCCTCGGCATCGTCATGTACGAGATGGCGACGATGACGCGGCTGTTCAAGCACCCGACCGACTTCGAGACGATGACCCACATCGTCAACCACCCGGTGCCGCTGCCGTCGTCGCGCCGCCCCGACCTGCCGCGCGAGCTCGAGCACGTCATCCTGAAGGCCCTGGCCAAGAAGCCCGAGGATCGGTACCAGAGCGGCGGCGAGGTGCTCGTGGCGATCGAGCAGCTCGCGTCGCGCGAGCGGATGTCGCTGTCGAACATGGGCCTGGCCCGCTACGTCCGCGAGCTGTTCGGCGAGCGGCCCGAGCCCTGGTACGAGCTCGAGGCCGCCGGCGAGCACACCGGCCTGGTCACCGTCGAGACCGCCGCGATCACGCCCGCGGCGCTGCGCGAGCCCGATCCGTTCGGGCCCAGCTCGACCCAGCGCTCGTGGAGCGCCAACAAGACCGCGCCGCGCGAGTGGAGCGGCAGCGGGCCGGTCGCCGCGCGCGACCAGGCGTTCTCCGAGCACGCGGTCACGACCTCGCCCTACGGCGCGCCGCAGGATCCGCCGACCGTGCGGTCGCCGATGCCGCCGCGCCACGATCCGGCCGGCGCGCCGACGCTGCTGGCGCCGCCGGGCATGCCGATGCTCGACCCACCGCGCAAGCCGTCGACCAACCCGGCGGTCGCGCCGCCGCCGCCGCGGCCCACCGGACCGCAGCCGACGATCGCCGCGCCGCCCGCGAGCGCGCCCCCCGCGCACGGTCCGCCGAGCTCCGGCGGCCCCGCATCACGTGGACCCCGGCCGACCGGCGCGGTGCCGCGCGTCGCCGCGCCGCGCCCGACGGGCCCGGTGCCGGTGCGGTCGACGGGCCTGCCCCAGCCGGTCGTCGCGCCGCCGCGGGCGAGCGGCGCCCAGGCCGCCGAGGCCGGCCCGCCGTCGTCGTCGCCGCCGCGTCCGACGCTGGCGGGGCACGCGCCGCCGCCGAGCGGGACCGGCATCGTGCCGCGGATCGTGGCGCCCGAGGAGCTGGTCGCGCCGCCCGCGCCTGAGCCGGGCGAGGCGCCCGAGGTCGAGGGTGTGGCCGACAACGGCACGGTGATCGGTGCGCCGCGCAGCGCGCAGCTGGTGGTCCAGCACCCCGACGTCGTGCGGGACACGCCGGATCGGGATCCGTCCTGGAGCGGCGACGCCGATCCGTCGTGGCGGGGCCGCGACAGCGACGCGAACCTCGCGCTGGGGCGGCAACCGCGGCGGTGGATGTTGTGGGGGACGTTGGCGGTGGCGCTGGTGGTCGGCGGCGCGCTGATCCTCGCGACCAAGGCGGGCGGCGGCGAGCGGGCCGCGGCGCGGACGGCGCCCGCCGCGATCACCCCGAGCGCCGGCACCGCGGTCGCGGCGCCGGTGGTCGGCAGCGCGGCGCCGGTGGTCGGCAGCGCGGCGCCGGTGGTCGACACCGCGGCGCCCGCGGTCGATCTGCCCGAGCTGGTGGTTGATCCCCCGGCCCCCGCGGTCGATCCGGCGGCGCCGGTCGACCCCGCCGCGCCTGGCACCACGACGCCGGCCGTGGCCGCCGCGACGACCGCGGCGGGGCTCGCTACACCTGAGCCCGGCGGGCCCGCGCTGGATGCGGCGCCGACCACCGGGCCCGCCGCCGTCGCCGGATCGCCGGCGGTGGCGTCGTCGACGACGCCGGCCAGCGCCAAGGCCAAGGGCTCGGCCAGCAAGCGCGGCGGACGACGCGCCAGCCCCAAGGCCTCGGGGAGCGGCGCGCCGCCGCCGCCGCCGCCACCGCGGAAGTGCGGCGACAAGCTTGGCTTGTACCCGCCGTGCGAGTGA
- a CDS encoding DMT family transporter, whose translation MHAGELAALGTATAWTASSLAFESAARRIGSLSLNLIRVVAALGWLTLAAVIVRGRAWPSDATGEQWGYLLASGAVGMVLGDLCTFRAYLEFGARRTMVVSTVTPIFTAALAWAALGERVTAVEMLAMLVIMAGVMLAVRERGADIDDGARVGRGALLAVGGSLGQAGGLLLAKRGLTGYSPIAGTQIRLIAGVLGFAVVLTLARWWPRLRASLADRRALTWTAVGALIGPGLGVTLSLYAVTHAHAGVAAALMALPPVLIIPLVALRGERVGARGLVGAVVAVAGTALIALG comes from the coding sequence ATGCACGCTGGCGAGCTCGCCGCGCTCGGCACCGCCACCGCGTGGACCGCCTCGTCGCTGGCGTTCGAGAGCGCGGCCCGGCGCATCGGCTCGCTGTCGCTCAACCTCATCCGGGTGGTCGCGGCGCTCGGCTGGCTGACGCTGGCGGCGGTGATCGTGCGCGGCCGGGCGTGGCCGTCCGACGCGACCGGCGAGCAGTGGGGCTACCTGCTGGCGTCGGGCGCGGTCGGCATGGTCCTCGGCGACCTGTGCACGTTCCGCGCGTACCTCGAGTTCGGCGCCCGGCGCACGATGGTCGTGTCGACGGTGACGCCGATCTTCACGGCCGCGCTGGCGTGGGCCGCGCTGGGCGAGCGCGTGACCGCGGTCGAGATGCTGGCGATGCTGGTGATCATGGCGGGCGTCATGCTCGCGGTGCGCGAGCGCGGCGCCGACATCGACGACGGCGCCCGCGTCGGCCGCGGCGCGCTGCTGGCGGTGGGCGGCTCGCTGGGGCAGGCCGGCGGGTTGCTGCTCGCCAAGCGCGGGCTGACCGGCTACTCGCCGATCGCCGGGACCCAGATCCGGCTCATCGCCGGCGTGCTCGGGTTCGCGGTGGTGCTGACGCTGGCGCGGTGGTGGCCGCGCCTGCGCGCCAGCCTGGCCGATCGCCGCGCGCTCACCTGGACCGCGGTCGGCGCGCTGATCGGCCCCGGGCTCGGCGTGACGTTGTCGCTGTACGCGGTCACCCACGCGCACGCCGGCGTGGCCGCGGCGCTGATGGCGCTGCCGCCGGTGCTGATCATCCCGCTGGTGGCGCTGCGCGGCGAGCGGGTCGGCGCGCGCGGCCTCGTCGGCGCGGTCGTGGCCGTGGCCGGCACCGCGCTGATCGCGCTCGGGTGA
- a CDS encoding universal stress protein encodes MTDEFRDEPTYGEQTNPGVARPRIVLVAVDFSAAARHALAWAFDYALHTSATIHTLHVVDRRWSPADLLTDASALQRDVAAAEAAALAELRALTDEARARIGALHEHVAVGKPADEILRIAHELGADLLVVGNHGVDSIAHVFVGSVAERIVRSASCPVVVVRLPRP; translated from the coding sequence ATGACCGACGAGTTCCGCGACGAGCCGACCTACGGCGAGCAGACCAACCCCGGCGTGGCGCGGCCGCGGATCGTCCTGGTCGCGGTCGACTTCTCGGCCGCGGCCCGGCACGCGCTGGCCTGGGCGTTCGACTACGCGCTCCACACCTCGGCCACGATCCACACGCTGCACGTCGTCGATCGGCGCTGGTCGCCGGCCGATCTGCTGACCGACGCCAGCGCGCTGCAGCGCGACGTGGCCGCGGCCGAGGCGGCGGCGCTGGCCGAGCTGCGGGCGCTGACCGACGAGGCCCGGGCCCGGATCGGCGCGCTGCACGAGCACGTCGCGGTCGGCAAGCCGGCCGACGAGATCCTGCGGATCGCCCACGAGCTCGGCGCCGATCTGCTCGTGGTCGGCAACCACGGCGTCGACTCGATCGCCCACGTCTTCGTCGGGTCGGTCGCCGAGCGCATCGTCCGCAGCGCGAGCTGTCCGGTGGTGGTGGTGCGGCTGCCGCGCCCGTGA
- a CDS encoding DUF3536 domain-containing protein, translated as MTRRWVCIHGHFYQPPRENPWLDEVERQPSAAPFPDWNARITAECYRPNAAARIVDGDGTIIDIVDNYARMSWNFGPTLLTWMARHTPDVHAALVAADRASIAASGHGAALAQAHGHLIMPLCTPRDRQTQVRWGLADFRHRFGRDAEGMWLPECAVDTRTLEALAAEGVAFTILAPHQAARVRPPGGAWRDVDAAEPGRCYRCPLPSGRSIDLFFYDGPLARAVAFERLLTDGGALARRLVAGGTDDAPLRHIATDGETYGHHHRYGDMALAWALQSIARGDHAGAELTNYAAYRAAHPPTWEAAIREDTAWSCAHGVERWRADCGCNSGGRPGWNQAWRRPLRDALDWLRDRADDLLDTRGAALFHDPWAARDAYIAVLLDGATRAAFVAEHVRATTAADHVHALELMEMSRHAQSMYTSCGWFFDDLGGIETIQLLQYAARVCELGAAVGGVDLEAEFVDRIAAARSNDPAVGDGRELWRRAVAPARVDLAKVVANHALVVAVTGEEPREDPGVHAVTVPDLARRRVGRAALAAGVARSTEVATGATRELAFAVLHAGDHQLLGGVADFPGAATWDPLVDELTGAFDRADLLAVQRTIDRAFPGATFSLATLLPRDRDEVLAAVLAAPVQAAEAAQRAVYDEHGPLIRFLCAGGLPVPPALALAATHVLHERLCAELRAARPSVNTVRATLAEAGQVEVDLDTPELAYLAGAALHRAIEVVDRGDGPVALERLARLAEIAARMRSPVDLWDAQNAAWRLRGAAARWLAQGRAGDTDAARLHAAFLRLTRAIRVLVS; from the coding sequence ATGACCCGGCGCTGGGTCTGCATCCACGGCCACTTCTATCAGCCGCCGCGCGAGAACCCCTGGCTCGACGAGGTCGAGCGGCAGCCGAGCGCGGCGCCGTTCCCCGACTGGAACGCGCGGATCACCGCCGAGTGCTACCGGCCCAACGCCGCGGCCCGGATCGTCGACGGCGACGGGACGATCATCGACATCGTCGACAACTACGCGCGCATGAGCTGGAACTTCGGGCCGACGCTCCTGACGTGGATGGCGCGCCACACGCCCGACGTCCACGCCGCGCTGGTGGCCGCCGATCGCGCGAGCATCGCGGCGTCCGGGCACGGCGCGGCCCTGGCCCAGGCCCACGGCCACCTGATCATGCCGCTGTGCACGCCGCGCGATCGCCAGACCCAGGTGCGCTGGGGCCTGGCCGACTTCCGCCACCGCTTCGGCCGCGACGCCGAGGGCATGTGGCTGCCCGAGTGCGCGGTCGACACCCGCACGCTCGAGGCGCTCGCGGCCGAGGGCGTGGCGTTCACGATCCTGGCGCCGCACCAGGCGGCGCGGGTGCGGCCGCCGGGTGGCGCGTGGCGCGACGTCGACGCGGCCGAGCCCGGGCGCTGCTACCGGTGCCCGCTGCCGTCGGGGCGCTCGATCGATCTGTTCTTCTACGACGGGCCGCTGGCGCGCGCGGTCGCGTTCGAGCGGCTCCTGACCGACGGCGGCGCGCTGGCCCGGCGCCTGGTCGCCGGCGGCACCGACGACGCGCCGCTGCGCCACATCGCCACCGACGGCGAGACCTACGGCCACCACCACCGCTACGGCGACATGGCGCTGGCGTGGGCGCTGCAATCGATCGCCCGCGGCGATCACGCCGGCGCCGAGCTCACCAACTACGCCGCCTACCGCGCGGCCCACCCGCCGACCTGGGAGGCGGCGATCCGCGAGGACACCGCCTGGAGCTGCGCCCACGGCGTCGAGCGCTGGCGCGCCGACTGCGGCTGCAACTCGGGCGGCCGGCCCGGCTGGAACCAGGCCTGGCGACGGCCGCTGCGCGACGCGCTCGACTGGCTGCGCGATCGAGCCGACGACCTGCTCGACACCCGCGGCGCGGCGCTGTTCCACGACCCCTGGGCGGCCCGCGACGCCTACATCGCGGTGCTGCTCGACGGCGCGACCCGGGCCGCGTTCGTGGCCGAGCACGTGCGCGCGACCACCGCCGCCGACCACGTCCACGCGCTCGAGCTCATGGAGATGAGCCGGCACGCCCAGTCGATGTACACCAGCTGCGGCTGGTTCTTCGACGACCTCGGCGGCATCGAGACGATCCAGCTCCTGCAGTACGCGGCCCGGGTGTGCGAGCTGGGCGCGGCCGTGGGCGGGGTCGACCTCGAGGCCGAGTTCGTCGATCGGATCGCCGCGGCGCGCTCGAATGATCCCGCGGTCGGCGATGGCCGGGAGCTGTGGCGGCGCGCGGTCGCGCCCGCGCGCGTCGACCTGGCCAAGGTCGTCGCCAACCACGCGCTGGTCGTGGCGGTGACCGGCGAGGAGCCGCGCGAGGATCCCGGCGTGCACGCGGTCACCGTCCCCGACCTCGCGCGCCGGCGGGTCGGGCGCGCGGCGCTGGCGGCCGGCGTGGCCCGCTCGACCGAGGTCGCCACCGGCGCGACGCGCGAGCTGGCGTTCGCGGTGCTCCACGCCGGCGACCACCAGCTCCTCGGCGGCGTCGCCGACTTCCCGGGCGCGGCGACCTGGGACCCGCTCGTCGACGAGCTGACCGGCGCGTTCGACCGGGCCGATCTGCTGGCGGTCCAGCGCACGATCGATCGCGCGTTCCCGGGCGCGACGTTCTCGCTCGCGACGCTCTTGCCGCGCGATCGCGACGAGGTGCTGGCCGCGGTGCTGGCGGCGCCGGTGCAGGCGGCCGAGGCCGCGCAGCGGGCGGTCTACGACGAGCACGGGCCGCTGATCCGGTTCCTGTGCGCCGGCGGCCTGCCGGTGCCGCCGGCGCTCGCGCTGGCGGCGACGCACGTGCTGCACGAGCGGCTGTGCGCCGAGCTCCGCGCGGCCCGGCCCAGCGTCAACACCGTGCGCGCGACCCTGGCCGAGGCCGGGCAGGTCGAGGTCGATCTCGACACGCCCGAGCTGGCCTACCTGGCCGGCGCGGCGCTGCACCGCGCGATCGAGGTCGTCGATCGCGGCGACGGCCCGGTCGCGCTCGAGCGCCTGGCGCGCCTGGCCGAGATCGCGGCGCGGATGCGGTCGCCGGTCGATCTGTGGGACGCGCAGAACGCGGCCTGGCGCCTGCGCGGCGCCGCGGCCCGGTGGCTGGCGCAGGGCCGCGCCGGCGACACCGACGCCGCGCGGCTCCACGCCGCGTTCTTGCGCCTGACCCGCGCGATCCGCGTCCTGGTCAGTTGA